The following coding sequences lie in one Hydrogenophaga sp. PBL-H3 genomic window:
- a CDS encoding homocysteine S-methyltransferase family protein: MTSPAYTRAQALPEILKHRIAILDGAMGTMIQRFKLGEEQYRGERFKDFHKDVKGNNELLSLTRPDVIRDIHEGYLAAGADLIETNTFGATTIAQDDYEMGHLAREMNLASARIARAACDKFSTPDKPRFVAGALGPTPKTASISPDVNDAGARNVTFEQLRAAYLEQIEALVEGGADVLLVETIFDTLNAKAALFAIDEFFENSGERLPVIISGTVTDASGRILSGQTVSAFWASVRHLQPLAVGLNCALGAALMRPYIQELAKVAGDTFISCYPNAGLPNPMSDTGFDETPADTSRLLREFAAEGLVNIVGGCCGTTPEHIAAIHQSVEPLAPRSLKREAFYKEAA; encoded by the coding sequence ATGACTTCCCCTGCCTACACCCGCGCCCAGGCGCTGCCCGAGATCCTGAAACACCGCATCGCCATCCTCGATGGTGCGATGGGCACCATGATTCAGCGCTTCAAGCTGGGCGAGGAGCAGTACAGGGGCGAACGTTTCAAGGACTTCCACAAGGACGTCAAGGGCAACAACGAGCTGCTCAGCCTCACGCGCCCCGACGTGATCCGCGACATCCACGAAGGCTACCTGGCCGCCGGTGCCGACCTGATAGAGACCAACACCTTCGGCGCCACGACGATCGCGCAGGACGACTACGAGATGGGGCACCTCGCACGCGAGATGAACCTGGCCTCGGCGCGCATCGCCCGCGCGGCCTGCGACAAATTCAGCACGCCCGACAAACCGCGTTTCGTGGCCGGCGCGCTCGGCCCCACGCCCAAGACCGCGAGCATCAGCCCCGACGTGAACGACGCCGGTGCGCGCAACGTGACCTTCGAGCAGTTGCGCGCGGCCTACCTGGAGCAGATCGAGGCGCTGGTCGAGGGTGGTGCCGATGTGCTCTTGGTGGAAACCATCTTCGACACGCTCAACGCCAAAGCCGCGCTGTTCGCCATCGACGAGTTCTTCGAGAACAGCGGCGAGCGCCTGCCGGTGATCATCAGCGGCACCGTCACTGACGCTTCGGGCCGCATCCTGAGCGGCCAGACCGTCAGCGCCTTCTGGGCCAGCGTGCGCCACCTGCAGCCCTTGGCCGTGGGCCTGAACTGCGCGCTCGGTGCTGCACTGATGCGCCCCTACATCCAGGAGCTGGCCAAGGTCGCGGGAGACACCTTCATCAGCTGCTACCCCAACGCCGGCCTGCCCAACCCCATGAGCGACACCGGATTTGACGAAACGCCTGCCGACACCAGCCGCCTGCTGCGCGAATTCGCGGCCGAAGGGCTGGTCAACATCGTGGGCGGCTGCTGCGGCACCACGCCGGAGCACATCGCGGCCATCCACCAGAGCGTGGAGCCACTGGCGCCACGCAGCCTCAAGCGCGAGGCCTTCTACAAGGAAGCCGCTTGA
- a CDS encoding TerC family protein, with protein sequence MESIAPLWLWIVFVVFVVAALFVDFVVLKKQGAQEVSVKQAVHWSLVWVGLSFVFNALFWWAIKDTTGSSAIANEKSLEFLTGYLIEKSLAVDNIFVFLLIFTYFAVPAAYQKRVLMIGIVGAIVLRTVMILVGGWLLAQFHWILYVFGAFLLLTGVKMWWAAGQEPSLDDNPALKLLRKWLPVSQSFDGEKFWTVENGKRIATPLLMVICLVGLTDVIFAVDSIPAIFAITKDPFIVLTSNVFAILGLRAMFFLLQAAASRFHLLNYGLAVILVFIGSKMLLIDVFKIPVAVSLGVVLSILAITMIWSSKTAPNT encoded by the coding sequence ATGGAAAGCATTGCCCCGTTGTGGCTGTGGATCGTCTTCGTCGTGTTCGTCGTGGCGGCTTTGTTCGTTGACTTTGTCGTGCTCAAGAAGCAGGGCGCGCAGGAGGTCAGCGTCAAGCAGGCGGTCCACTGGTCGCTGGTCTGGGTCGGCTTGAGCTTCGTGTTCAACGCGCTCTTCTGGTGGGCCATCAAGGACACCACCGGTTCGAGTGCGATCGCCAATGAGAAGTCGCTCGAATTCCTCACCGGCTACCTGATCGAGAAGAGCCTGGCGGTCGACAACATCTTCGTCTTCCTGCTCATCTTCACCTACTTCGCCGTGCCCGCGGCCTACCAGAAACGCGTGCTCATGATCGGCATCGTGGGCGCCATCGTGTTGCGCACGGTGATGATCCTGGTGGGTGGCTGGCTGCTGGCGCAGTTCCACTGGATCCTCTATGTGTTCGGCGCCTTCCTGCTGCTCACCGGTGTGAAGATGTGGTGGGCTGCGGGCCAGGAGCCCAGCCTGGACGACAACCCCGCGCTCAAGCTGCTGCGCAAATGGTTGCCCGTGAGCCAGTCGTTTGACGGCGAGAAATTCTGGACGGTGGAAAACGGCAAGCGCATCGCCACCCCGCTGCTCATGGTGATCTGCCTGGTGGGCCTGACCGACGTGATCTTTGCGGTCGACTCCATCCCCGCGATCTTCGCCATCACCAAGGACCCGTTCATCGTGCTCACCAGCAACGTGTTCGCCATCCTGGGCCTGCGTGCCATGTTTTTCCTGCTGCAGGCCGCAGCCAGCCGCTTCCACCTGTTGAACTACGGTCTGGCGGTGATCCTGGTCTTCATTGGCAGCAAGATGCTGCTGATCGACGTGTTCAAGATTCCGGTGGCGGTGTCGCTCGGCGTGGTCCTGTCGATCCTCGCGATCACCATGATCTGGAGCTCCAAAACGGCTCCGAACACCTAA
- a CDS encoding Crp/Fnr family transcriptional regulator, protein MQHNTPQSPVPTMALFDRLFGERYTAARARKRRHQRVGVSTTAHRAADLLRSTNALIQLSAAEALTVVGFMELRRCAEGEAIIRQGHSGGEDGFMALVIEGEITVEAVTVSRTEPHTVNVLGPGHLMGEMSLMDGEARSATCTASTEVRCAVLTRAALQTLIAEEPTTAAKLLSAVAQRLSQRLRENDTKLQLYGQLVLSMQQEIDRLIPEPR, encoded by the coding sequence GTGCAACACAACACCCCGCAGTCACCGGTACCCACCATGGCCCTGTTCGACAGATTGTTTGGCGAGCGCTACACAGCCGCCCGGGCGCGCAAACGCCGACACCAACGTGTGGGTGTCTCCACCACAGCCCACCGGGCCGCAGACCTGCTTCGCTCCACCAACGCGCTGATCCAGCTCAGCGCGGCCGAGGCGCTCACCGTGGTGGGTTTCATGGAGTTGCGGCGCTGTGCCGAGGGCGAGGCCATCATCCGCCAGGGCCACAGCGGCGGCGAAGACGGCTTCATGGCGCTGGTGATCGAGGGCGAAATCACGGTGGAAGCCGTGACGGTGAGCCGCACCGAGCCGCACACGGTCAACGTGCTTGGGCCGGGTCACTTGATGGGCGAGATGTCGCTGATGGACGGCGAAGCCCGCTCCGCCACCTGCACCGCCAGCACCGAGGTGCGCTGCGCCGTGCTCACGCGGGCCGCCCTGCAGACCCTGATCGCCGAAGAACCCACCACCGCCGCCAAGCTGCTCAGCGCCGTGGCCCAGCGCCTGAGCCAGCGGCTGCGCGAGAACGACACCAAGCTGCAGCTCTACGGTCAACTCGTGCTGTCGATGCAGCAGGAGATTGACCGATTGATTCCCGAGCCGCGTTAG
- a CDS encoding sensor histidine kinase — MQTDTPAPPIRTWGDPLALLLASTGEGVFGIDLDGLCVFINHAGARMIGFEPDELLGCNMHDLTHHSHADGAHYPVEDCPIFKAFLEGLPCRIDSEVFWRRDGSRFPVEYSSHPIIDGGAVRGAVVTFVDITERKRAADALQRAKDELEERVGERTLALATALKQVRELAARSEAVREEERTRIAREVHDELGSLLVALKMDVNWLDKRLSEQEQRTLEAAGDMRARMRCKCQNMSRLIENAVDNVGRIITDLRPSILDHQGLWAALEWQAQEFVQSAEMSLNWCMDVDDVPDPPEPLAMGVFRIFQEMLSNVGRHAHARRLDVRIVVRAGVLTLAVQDDGVGAPAQAFEAADAYGVMGMRERARHFGGDIQITSAPGQGTLMRLSIELPHQMSQGAPA, encoded by the coding sequence ATGCAGACCGACACGCCAGCCCCGCCCATTCGCACCTGGGGCGATCCGCTGGCGCTGCTGCTCGCATCCACCGGCGAAGGCGTGTTCGGCATCGACCTGGACGGCCTGTGTGTGTTCATCAACCACGCCGGCGCCCGCATGATCGGCTTTGAGCCCGACGAGCTGCTGGGCTGCAACATGCACGACCTCACCCACCATTCGCACGCCGACGGCGCGCACTACCCGGTGGAAGACTGCCCGATCTTCAAGGCGTTTCTGGAAGGCCTGCCCTGCCGCATCGACAGCGAGGTGTTCTGGCGCCGCGACGGCTCCCGCTTCCCGGTGGAGTACTCCAGCCACCCCATCATCGACGGCGGCGCGGTGCGCGGCGCGGTCGTGACCTTCGTCGACATCACCGAGCGCAAGCGCGCGGCCGACGCGCTGCAGCGAGCCAAGGACGAGCTGGAGGAACGCGTGGGTGAGCGCACGCTCGCGCTGGCCACGGCGCTGAAGCAGGTTCGCGAACTGGCGGCGCGCTCCGAGGCGGTGCGCGAGGAAGAGCGCACGCGCATCGCGCGCGAGGTGCACGACGAGCTCGGCAGCCTGCTGGTGGCGCTCAAGATGGACGTGAACTGGCTGGACAAGCGCCTGTCGGAACAAGAGCAGCGCACGCTGGAGGCTGCGGGCGACATGCGCGCGCGCATGCGCTGCAAGTGCCAGAACATGAGCCGCCTGATCGAGAACGCGGTGGACAACGTGGGCCGCATCATCACCGACCTGCGCCCCAGCATCCTGGACCACCAAGGCCTGTGGGCCGCGCTCGAATGGCAGGCACAGGAGTTCGTGCAGTCGGCCGAAATGTCCCTGAACTGGTGCATGGACGTGGACGACGTGCCCGACCCGCCCGAGCCGCTGGCCATGGGTGTGTTCCGCATCTTTCAGGAAATGCTGAGCAATGTGGGGCGGCACGCGCACGCCCGTCGTCTGGACGTGCGCATCGTCGTGAGGGCAGGGGTGCTCACCCTCGCGGTGCAGGACGATGGGGTGGGTGCGCCGGCCCAGGCGTTTGAAGCCGCCGACGCCTACGGGGTGATGGGCATGCGCGAACGCGCCCGCCATTTCGGCGGCGATATCCAGATCACCAGCGCACCAGGACAGGGCACGCTCATGCGCCTGTCGATCGAACTGCCTCACCAGATGTCTCAGGGAGCCCCTGCATGA
- a CDS encoding response regulator transcription factor: MTTVFDVLAETIRVLIGDDHRIVREGLKQILADAPDVQVVAEAQTGDEVLAAVRALGGLDGLDLVLLDIAMPGLDGLDVLQTIKREHPLLPVLMLSTYPEKQYAVRCIRLGACGYLNKSADPDDMLYAVRKAAGGGVFLTQATAEALAAAVGHASAQAGPETLSHREHQVYRLLTQGQTVSEIGAQLGLAPNTVSTYRARVLEKTGTKNDVELALYAERHRAKP, translated from the coding sequence ATGACCACCGTTTTTGATGTGTTGGCCGAAACCATCCGCGTGCTGATCGGCGACGACCACCGCATCGTGCGCGAGGGCCTCAAGCAGATCCTGGCCGACGCACCCGACGTGCAGGTGGTGGCCGAGGCGCAGACCGGCGACGAGGTGCTGGCCGCGGTTCGCGCGCTGGGTGGCCTCGATGGCCTCGATCTCGTGTTGCTGGACATCGCCATGCCCGGACTCGACGGGCTGGACGTGCTGCAAACCATCAAGCGCGAACACCCGCTGCTGCCGGTGCTCATGCTCAGCACCTACCCCGAAAAGCAGTACGCGGTGCGCTGCATCCGCCTGGGCGCCTGCGGGTACCTGAACAAGAGCGCCGACCCCGACGACATGCTCTACGCCGTGCGCAAGGCGGCGGGCGGCGGCGTGTTCCTCACGCAGGCCACGGCCGAGGCGCTGGCGGCTGCCGTGGGCCATGCCAGCGCTCAGGCTGGGCCCGAAACCCTGTCGCACCGCGAGCACCAGGTCTACCGCCTGCTGACACAGGGCCAGACCGTGAGCGAAATTGGTGCGCAGCTCGGCCTGGCGCCCAACACAGTGAGCACCTACCGGGCCCGGGTGCTGGAGAAAACCGGCACCAAGAACGACGTGGAGCTCGCGCTTTACGCCGAGCGGCACCGCGCCAAGCCGTGA
- a CDS encoding CmpA/NrtA family ABC transporter substrate-binding protein: MSEFFDPYNADRPLMMKCSCGRDHTIADHHAEVAADGAAVELRRRSETAEFEAYSNEFIEATLVKALFPHDEVRRRFLRAVGKGTAMAAIASVLPVTSLQAMAQEKQGALEKTNLKIGFIPITCATPLIMAHPLGFYSKQGLNVEVTKTAGWALVRDKMINKEYDASHFLSPMPLAISLGLGSNAVPMNVATIQNINGQAITLALKHKDNRDPKNWKGFKFGIPFDYSIHNFLLRYYLAENGLNPDTDVQLRVIPPAEMVANLRAGNIDGFLGPDPFNQRAVFDEVGFIHVLTRDLWNGHPCCAFGTSTEFIQKNPNTFAALYRAVLTSAAMARDPKNRELIAKVIAPSQYLNQPEAVLTQVLTGRFADGLGKIQNVPERADFDPMPWQSMAVWMLTQMQRWGYIKGDVDYKALAEKVFLITDARKHMKELGQPFAAGSGYTKHTIMGKAFDATKPAEYLKSFAISKAA, translated from the coding sequence ATGTCCGAATTCTTCGATCCCTACAACGCCGACCGCCCGCTCATGATGAAGTGCAGCTGCGGGCGCGACCACACCATCGCCGACCACCACGCCGAGGTGGCTGCGGACGGGGCGGCCGTCGAGTTGCGCCGGCGCAGCGAGACCGCCGAGTTCGAGGCTTACAGCAACGAGTTCATCGAGGCCACGCTGGTCAAGGCGCTGTTCCCGCACGACGAGGTGCGTCGGCGCTTCCTGCGCGCGGTGGGCAAGGGCACGGCCATGGCCGCCATCGCCAGCGTGCTCCCGGTGACCAGCCTGCAGGCCATGGCGCAGGAGAAGCAGGGCGCGCTGGAGAAGACGAATCTGAAGATCGGCTTCATCCCCATCACCTGCGCCACGCCGCTGATCATGGCGCACCCGCTGGGCTTCTACAGCAAGCAGGGCCTCAACGTCGAAGTCACCAAAACCGCGGGCTGGGCCCTGGTGCGCGACAAGATGATCAACAAGGAGTACGACGCCTCGCATTTCCTTTCGCCCATGCCCCTGGCGATCAGCCTGGGCCTGGGCAGCAACGCCGTGCCCATGAACGTGGCCACGATCCAGAACATCAACGGCCAGGCCATCACGCTGGCGCTCAAGCACAAGGACAACCGCGACCCGAAGAACTGGAAGGGCTTCAAGTTCGGCATCCCGTTCGACTACTCGATCCACAACTTCCTGCTGCGCTACTACCTGGCCGAGAACGGCCTGAACCCCGACACCGACGTGCAGCTGCGCGTGATCCCGCCGGCCGAGATGGTGGCCAACCTGCGCGCCGGCAACATCGACGGTTTCCTCGGCCCCGATCCCTTCAACCAGCGCGCGGTGTTCGACGAGGTCGGCTTCATCCACGTGCTCACCCGCGACCTCTGGAACGGCCACCCCTGCTGCGCCTTCGGCACCAGCACCGAGTTCATCCAGAAGAACCCCAACACGTTTGCGGCGCTGTACCGCGCGGTGCTCACCTCGGCCGCCATGGCGCGCGACCCGAAGAACCGCGAACTCATCGCCAAGGTGATCGCGCCCAGCCAGTACCTCAACCAGCCCGAGGCCGTGCTCACGCAGGTGCTCACCGGCCGGTTTGCCGACGGCCTGGGCAAGATCCAGAACGTGCCCGAGCGCGCCGACTTCGACCCCATGCCGTGGCAGAGCATGGCCGTGTGGATGCTCACTCAGATGCAGCGCTGGGGCTACATCAAGGGCGATGTGGACTACAAGGCTCTGGCCGAGAAGGTGTTCCTGATCACCGACGCGCGCAAGCACATGAAGGAGCTCGGCCAACCCTTTGCGGCGGGTTCGGGCTACACGAAGCACACCATCATGGGCAAGGCGTTCGACGCGACGAAACCTGCTGAATACCTGAAGAGCTTTGCCATCAGCAAGGCGGCCTGA
- the ntrB gene encoding nitrate ABC transporter permease → MKASASLNLRAALVSLILFCVFVGAWQLSTSGPSIGGSSTGMTAEQIEYAKMMGKDPGVEKSIGFPPPMDVARASWGHLSDPFYDKGPNDKGIGIQLAHSLGRVGLGFLLAMAVAIPLGFLIGMSPLMRKAFDPFVQVLKPISPLAWMPLALYTLKDSDVSGIFVIFICSVWPMLINTAFGVSAVKREWLNVASTLEVDPMRKAFQVILPAAAPTILTGMRISMGIAWLVIVAAEMLVGGTGVGYFVWNEWNNLSLTNVIFAVLLIGVVGMLLDLMFAQLQKAVTYVE, encoded by the coding sequence ATGAAGGCCTCTGCCAGCCTCAACCTGCGCGCGGCCCTGGTCTCGCTGATCCTCTTCTGCGTTTTCGTGGGGGCCTGGCAGCTGTCCACCAGCGGCCCCAGCATCGGCGGCTCGTCCACCGGCATGACTGCGGAGCAGATCGAGTACGCGAAGATGATGGGCAAGGACCCCGGTGTCGAGAAGAGCATCGGCTTCCCGCCGCCCATGGACGTGGCCCGGGCCAGCTGGGGGCATCTGTCCGACCCGTTCTACGACAAGGGTCCGAACGACAAGGGCATCGGCATCCAGCTCGCGCATTCGCTGGGCCGCGTGGGCCTGGGCTTTCTGCTGGCGATGGCGGTGGCCATTCCGCTGGGTTTCCTCATCGGCATGTCGCCGCTGATGCGCAAGGCCTTCGATCCTTTCGTGCAGGTGCTCAAACCCATCAGCCCGCTGGCCTGGATGCCGCTGGCGCTCTACACGCTGAAAGACTCGGACGTCAGCGGCATCTTCGTGATCTTCATCTGCTCGGTCTGGCCCATGTTGATCAACACCGCGTTCGGTGTGTCCGCCGTCAAGCGCGAGTGGCTGAACGTGGCCAGCACGCTGGAGGTGGACCCGATGCGCAAGGCCTTCCAGGTGATCCTGCCAGCCGCCGCGCCCACCATCCTCACCGGCATGCGCATCAGCATGGGCATCGCCTGGCTGGTGATCGTGGCCGCCGAGATGCTGGTGGGCGGCACGGGCGTGGGCTACTTCGTGTGGAACGAGTGGAACAACCTGTCGCTCACCAACGTGATCTTTGCCGTGTTGCTCATCGGCGTGGTCGGCATGCTGCTCGACCTGATGTTTGCCCAGCTCCAGAAGGCGGTGACCTATGTGGAGTGA
- a CDS encoding ABC transporter ATP-binding protein: MWSDASAREGVSIPQTLTPASTKAPKMTGFLQVENLAKAYQADKPVFADVSFAIDKGEFVCIIGHSGCGKTTILNVLAGLDTASSGHCFMDGREIAGPSLERGVVFQSHALMPWLTVRQNIAFAVKSRWPDWSRAQINAHAEKFVALVGLSPAIDKKPSQLSGGMKQRVGIARAFAIQPKMLLLDEPFGALDALTRGTIQDELMGIVRETQQTVFMITHDVDEAILLADRILLMTNGQELTDGNVGTETIYKPGGMAEVVANPLPRSRTRAQLHHLDGYYDLRNHIVDFLVSRAKAH; the protein is encoded by the coding sequence ATGTGGAGTGACGCCAGCGCCCGCGAAGGCGTGTCGATTCCCCAGACCCTCACGCCGGCCTCCACGAAAGCTCCCAAGATGACCGGTTTCCTCCAGGTTGAAAACCTCGCCAAGGCCTACCAGGCCGACAAGCCGGTGTTCGCCGACGTGTCGTTCGCCATCGACAAAGGCGAGTTCGTCTGCATCATCGGCCACAGCGGCTGCGGCAAGACCACCATCCTCAACGTGCTCGCGGGGCTGGACACCGCGAGCTCCGGCCACTGCTTCATGGACGGCCGCGAGATCGCCGGGCCCAGCCTGGAACGCGGCGTGGTGTTCCAGAGCCACGCGCTCATGCCCTGGCTCACCGTGCGGCAGAACATCGCGTTCGCCGTGAAGTCGCGCTGGCCCGACTGGAGCCGCGCACAGATCAACGCCCACGCCGAAAAATTCGTCGCGCTGGTGGGCCTGTCGCCTGCCATCGACAAGAAGCCGAGCCAGCTCTCCGGCGGCATGAAGCAGCGTGTGGGCATTGCGCGGGCCTTTGCCATCCAGCCCAAGATGCTGTTGCTTGACGAGCCTTTTGGTGCGCTCGACGCACTCACGCGCGGCACGATCCAGGACGAATTGATGGGCATCGTGCGCGAGACGCAGCAGACCGTTTTCATGATCACGCACGACGTGGACGAAGCCATCTTGCTGGCCGACCGGATTCTGCTCATGACGAACGGGCAGGAGTTGACTGACGGCAACGTGGGCACCGAAACCATTTACAAGCCCGGCGGCATGGCCGAGGTGGTGGCCAACCCGCTGCCGCGCAGCCGCACACGCGCACAACTCCACCACCTCGACGGCTACTACGACCTGCGCAATCACATCGTTGATTTCCTGGTCAGCCGCGCGAAAGCGCACTGA
- the cynS gene encoding cyanase: MNRLDITEKIISTKVSKGISWADVAKKVGQSKEWTTALCLGQMTASGAEAKVVGKIFGLSVEEQKWLQVVPYKGSLPTAVPTDPLIYRWYEIVSVYGTTIKELIHEEFGDGIMSAIDFSMDIQRQADPKGDRVNVVLSGKFLPYKQY, translated from the coding sequence ATGAACCGACTCGACATCACTGAAAAAATCATCTCCACCAAGGTGTCCAAAGGCATCAGCTGGGCCGACGTGGCCAAGAAAGTCGGCCAGTCCAAGGAATGGACCACGGCGCTGTGCCTGGGCCAGATGACGGCGTCCGGCGCCGAGGCCAAGGTGGTCGGCAAGATCTTTGGCCTGTCGGTGGAAGAGCAGAAGTGGCTGCAGGTCGTGCCGTACAAGGGCTCGCTGCCCACAGCCGTGCCCACCGATCCGCTGATCTACCGCTGGTACGAGATCGTCAGCGTCTACGGCACGACCATCAAGGAACTCATCCACGAAGAGTTCGGCGACGGCATCATGAGCGCGATCGACTTCAGCATGGACATCCAGCGCCAGGCCGACCCCAAGGGCGACCGCGTCAATGTGGTGCTCTCCGGCAAGTTCCTGCCCTACAAGCAGTATTGA
- a CDS encoding LysR family transcriptional regulator: MDLPLNALRAFEVSARHLSFTRAAQELHLTQTAVSQHVKNLEQRLGKPLFRRVPRGLALTDEGMALLPTLVDAFARVSATLESFKGAHKREVLSVGAVGTFAVGWLLPRLREFQARHPFVELRLFTHNNRIDLAAEGLDCAIRFGDGQWPGMQTRHLLDAPLAPVCAPSLAHRIRAVADLGRETLLRSYRSDEWTQWFYAAGGRPPLLTGPMFDSSLVLADAAAQGAGVALLPLALFGRDLQSGRLVRLFDVDVDVGGYWLTRLKTRRKSAAMKAFQEWMELQTPGAPPL, from the coding sequence ATGGACCTGCCACTCAATGCCTTGCGCGCCTTCGAGGTGTCGGCGCGGCACCTGAGCTTCACGCGCGCGGCGCAGGAGCTGCACCTCACGCAGACCGCCGTGAGCCAGCACGTGAAGAACCTGGAACAGCGCCTGGGCAAGCCGCTGTTCCGGCGCGTGCCGCGCGGGCTGGCCCTCACCGACGAGGGCATGGCCCTGCTGCCGACGCTGGTGGACGCGTTTGCGCGCGTCTCGGCCACGCTGGAGTCATTCAAGGGCGCGCACAAGCGCGAGGTGCTGTCGGTCGGCGCGGTGGGCACCTTCGCCGTGGGCTGGCTGCTGCCGCGCCTGCGCGAGTTCCAGGCACGCCACCCCTTCGTGGAGTTGCGGCTGTTCACGCACAACAACCGCATCGACCTCGCGGCCGAGGGGCTGGACTGCGCGATCCGCTTTGGCGACGGCCAGTGGCCCGGCATGCAGACGCGGCACCTGCTGGACGCGCCGCTGGCTCCCGTGTGCGCGCCATCGTTGGCCCACCGCATCCGCGCGGTGGCCGACCTCGGGCGCGAGACGCTGTTGCGCTCCTACCGTTCTGACGAATGGACGCAATGGTTCTACGCCGCAGGCGGGCGGCCACCGCTGCTCACCGGGCCGATGTTCGACTCCTCGCTGGTGCTGGCCGACGCCGCGGCCCAGGGCGCGGGCGTGGCCCTGTTGCCGCTGGCGCTCTTTGGCCGCGACCTGCAGAGCGGGCGGCTGGTGCGCCTGTTCGACGTGGACGTGGACGTGGGCGGCTACTGGCTCACGCGCCTGAAGACAAGGCGCAAGAGCGCGGCCATGAAGGCATTTCAGGAATGGATGGAGCTGCAGACTCCAGGGGCGCCGCCGCTATGA
- the bla gene encoding class A beta-lactamase translates to MDRRTFFLTPGAGLLCGLSAFPFKNAWADATTLQDGLRDIEATARGRLGVHIIDTATGREHGWRADERFLMLSSFKLLASALVLARADRSEESLERRIRYRQQDLVPWSPVTEKHVGGEGLSLAQLCEATITTSDNTAANLILASYGGPAALTAFARRLGDTVTRLDRTEPELNRRAASGEPLDTTTPRAMAHTVHKLLLGDALAPASRERLLQWLLANTTGGTHLRAGVPAGWRVGEKTGTAGDDANDIGIAFPPQRAPLIVTAYLAESATDAATREAALASVGRLLARA, encoded by the coding sequence ATGGACCGACGCACCTTCTTTCTGACCCCTGGCGCCGGGCTGCTGTGCGGCCTGAGCGCATTCCCCTTCAAAAATGCGTGGGCGGACGCGACCACCCTGCAGGATGGTCTGCGCGACATCGAGGCCACGGCCCGCGGTCGCCTGGGCGTGCACATCATCGACACCGCCACCGGGCGCGAACACGGCTGGCGTGCGGACGAGCGCTTCCTCATGCTGAGTTCGTTCAAGCTGCTGGCCAGCGCCCTGGTGCTGGCCCGCGCGGATCGCAGCGAGGAATCGCTGGAGCGGCGCATCCGCTACCGCCAGCAGGACCTGGTGCCGTGGTCGCCCGTGACGGAGAAGCACGTGGGCGGCGAGGGCCTGAGCTTGGCCCAGCTGTGCGAGGCCACCATCACCACCAGCGACAACACCGCCGCCAACCTCATCCTCGCCAGCTACGGCGGCCCGGCGGCGCTCACCGCCTTCGCACGCCGGCTGGGCGACACGGTGACAAGGCTGGACCGCACCGAGCCCGAACTGAACCGCCGCGCCGCCAGCGGCGAACCGCTGGACACCACCACGCCGCGCGCGATGGCGCACACGGTGCACAAGCTGCTGCTGGGCGATGCACTGGCACCGGCCTCGCGCGAGCGGCTGCTGCAATGGCTGCTGGCCAACACCACCGGCGGCACGCACCTGCGGGCCGGTGTGCCGGCCGGCTGGCGTGTGGGTGAGAAGACCGGCACAGCCGGGGACGATGCGAACGACATCGGCATCGCATTCCCGCCGCAGCGCGCGCCCCTGATCGTGACGGCCTACCTGGCGGAGAGCGCCACCGATGCCGCTACGCGGGAGGCAGCGCTGGCCAGCGTGGGGCGCTTGCTGGCGCGGGCCTGA